In Carassius carassius chromosome 7, fCarCar2.1, whole genome shotgun sequence, one genomic interval encodes:
- the mxd4 gene encoding max dimerization protein 4 has product MELNSLLLLLEAAEYLERRDREAEHGYASVLPYDSDFSRKKTKSSPISRKPHNNRSSHNELEKHRRAKLRLYLEQLKQLVPLGPESTRHTTLSLLKRAKMHIKKLEEQDRKALNMKEQLQREHRYLKRRLEQLSVQGLERIRTDSMGSTISTDSEQEVDVDIEGMEFTPGEGDSVDSVSDGEDHYSLQSSSSDGGHHSHSHRLQAHIY; this is encoded by the exons ATGGAACTTaattctcttcttcttcttcttgaggCAGCAGAGTATTTGGAAAGAAGAGACAGAG AAGCTGAACACGGTTACGCATCTGTTTTGCCGTACGATAGTGACTTTTCCAGAAAGAAAACTAAATCCTCTCCTATTTCAAGAAAACCTCACAACAATAG GTCATCACACAATGAGCTGGAAAAACACAG ACGTGCCAAACTGCGATTGTACCTGGAGCAGTTGAAACAGCTTGTGCCTTTGGGTCCTGAAAGCACCCGTCACACCACACTGAGTCTGCTCAAACGCGCCAAAATGCACATCAAG AAGCTGGAGGAACAGGACAGGAAGGCTCTAAACATGAAGGAGCAACTGCAGAGAGAACATCGCTACCTCAAACGGCGCCTGGAGCAGCTCTCTGTACAGGGTTTAGAGCGCATCCGCACTGACAGCATGGGCTCCACCATCTCCACTGACTCTGAGCAAG AAGTGGACGTTGACATAGAGGGCATGGAGTTCACACCAGGTGAGGGGGATAGCGTGGACAGTGTTAGCGATGGTGAGGACCACTACAGCCTGCAGAGCAGCTCCAGCGATGGAGGCCACCATTCACATTCCCACAGATTACAGGCTCACATCTACTAG